atttAGTAATTAGATGAGTTCACAAACAGGTAGCTAATGGCCTTGCAAACTAGGAAGAGCTCACTAGTCAGAAACTATCTGTGCATTGTTTTCTCGCAGGGAACAAATCACAGGACAGTGGCATAGCAGAGATGGAGGAACTTCCTGTGCCACGCAACATCAAAATAAGCAACATCACCTGCGACTCATTCAAGATCTCATGGGAAATGGATTCAAAGTCAAAGGACCGCATTACACACTATTTCATTGACCTCAATAAGAAAGAGAACAAGAACTCCAATAAATTTAAACACAAGGTAAAATGCTAACACAGCCttatgttcatttgtatcttaaAACTTTCTAATTATGATGCCATTTTGAAAGAAGGAATAATGTTGCACTGATTACTTATACTtgacattaaaaatgaaagttatgtCATTTAAAAGCTGTATCCTTCCAAGAAATTTTATAAGGAAATGACATATATATGGGttaaaatacacttttttctcccagaaaaggtgaaatcttaactctcatacagacataaaaatgaacgtgttaaagattttatttaacacTAATGAGGTAACTGATGAAGTTTTTAATAGAGCCACTTCAAAGGATGGTCCAGAAAAGACATTTTAAGGACCAGGATATTGAAATAAATGTACAGTGGAGGCAAAACCcgtgtggtgttggtgaagaacAAGGGCAGGAGGACAGGGAGTACTTCCAGGGGACAAAATTCACTGGCATGTGTTTAGACAAGAATAACGGAATTGGTATCGCATGTCTACAAATTACAGAGTTGTAGAATATATTCCGCAAAATCGGAAGAAGACAACCAGCAGAGTGTGCTATAGATGGTTCATAGTTTTCCACTGAAGCACACATTTTTCCCTATAAATAACTGCCAAAAGGAGAATATCAGTGGCAGCTTATAGACTTTAGAATATTTGTCAAAATACTTACGGGCTGAAAATTGCTTTATGTAATCAATTTTATTGTTTGAGAGTAAAAATAGCCTTTAGGTGTTTTAGACTTGTAACAATTCTCTAATATTTATGCTCTTAGCTGTCTGCTTATCACTGTCTTAACCGATACATATCTCTCTCCAAAAGTAGCTCTAGAGAGGATAAATAGTTCTCTGacttaaaaattctttcttatgttttcagtgttttcactGATATGAAAACTGATcttactttaatattttataactagatTTTAACTTGATAAATCTTTTGGAAGAATTCTTGTCTAAAATTTATGCATTTTACTATATGTGTATAGTATAACTATACATACTAATGGTGAGTGAGTCTTATACGTACAGATAAATGTGATAGGACAAGATTGATAAAACAGTAATTTCCTATGTTCCAATTTTAATCTTTCTAGTGTTGGATATTCTCTTTGGTGACACTTGGCTTCTTTGAATTAGCTTTGAAATGTTTAGCATTAAATGGTGAGGGGTCAAGATTTGACCCCCTTTCTTCATCCCATACTTAGAATACCATATCTTTGGAAATACAGTGAATATGAACCAGGTTTAGTTACCTTATTAATCATCGTTTTAAAATACCTAGACTTTCTGTGATATAGGCTCCACACTTGAATACAAGTAAAACAAATGTTACCACATTTGCATGTGAagcaatcatttatttaaaaatattctgtcccttcacatataaaatatttaataatgggCTTCTCTGAACagcaatatattaaataaatataatattttaaaatattagaatattgCATTTTAAGGGGCATATTAAGGAATGTACAAAGAAGAACATTATACTAGAAGTCAAGAAGATGAATCCATGTACACTTACGCCATTAGCTAGCTGTGTAATCTTTGCATGTTTCTTGATCAAAtcgggccttttttttttttttacatctgaaGAATAAGAGATTTGAAGATAGTAATTGCTAaatatctttaaacattttaGCTAGGAATTTAATAAGTTCTTCCACACTGTTTACAGTTGACTCAGGTTATACTGCTACATTAATTCATCTTCTTCCACCCACCCGtacctctcttcctcctttcctttcttaggATGTTCCAACAAAACTGGTGGCAAAAGCTGTTCCCTTGCCGATGACTGTCCGTGGACACTGGTTTTTGAGCCCAAGAACTGAGTATACAGTAGCAGTGCAGACTGCCTCAAAACAAGTTGATGGTGATTATGTTGTGTCTGAGTGGAGTGAAATTATAGAATTCTGCACAGCAGGTAAGAGAACTGGGTACAAATATGGGGGGGGGATGCTTATTTAATAGTTCCTGGAAAGCTAATTACAGAAAgtatatttttgtaattattaaGTGATATTTATTGCATTGGTCATTTTTACATTGCCAGTAGCACTGTGTGACAGAACAAACTGATAGAGAGAGTGGAGGTTCTCAGCAAAAGCTGGGTAATGGCATTAAATTATTTCTGTGCTACATGCACAGTTTGATTTTTCAAAGTAAAggctttacaaataaaaattgatgcagtatgaaaatatattcagcatattttgagattcattttgagagggagagagatcttttttcttcctttttttcatttattttcacactCTTGAAAGAAGGAAGCCAGAAACATCATTCTCTAATTTAAGGAAATGAAGGCAGATCACAATGACTTTACTTAACAGAAATGTTATTGGACTTTTCACTTGAATGCTGATCATCTCTCTCTAAACTCGTGTCGTGTGAGTTTGTGTGTCTCTGCTTCATGAAAGTACCTCATAGCCATTTGGCATTGGGGTGTCTAATGTAGAAAGCCTGTCCCTCTTGATCTTGAATTGTATCTTAATAGCCCAATGGGTTGAAAAGGTTACCATAACCATTCATATCGTATATTTATATACTTGTTTATTCATTTCAGtcaagaaacaaatatttattgagcacttaaatAGATGGTGAAGGGACACAAAGACATAGCTACCTGAATACATCTGTCATccattctttctgtctcttaGAATAGGGCTTTGTTTCCTCTTTGTCTAGGTGATTGTTTCCTCTATAAAACTGTAGAAAGAGGCTAAATGTTTGTTTCCACACAAAGGAGCTTGTAGAAAGTCGTAGACACTTGCCTCACCTATTGCAGGTTGCTTAGCAACTTCCCCAGCTGAGGCATCCTTCAGATAAATCAGCTATTTTTTCCCCATAGCCTCACAGTAGATTTATTTCAGACTCAGGATGTGCTTAACTACTGCTTTATctcaatatcttttttttctctcttaatttcAAACTCAGTATAAAATTTCCCATGTGGATATGTAGAATGGATGAAGTTTTAATGCTTAATTATTGTGATTTTATCATAaaccttttttgtttgttctgtgaGGAAGCTGCTAAGGATCTCAGTGTATGAGAGTGAACAAAATAGTATCCCTCTGGTGCTATATTTCTTCCTAAGATGTCATAGTTGTAAGATCCACCACTTTATGTATCGctaagaaaaaattaaactgCCAATTAAACTGTGAAACAGTGTTTTCTTATCACATATACTCGACTCATGTCAGAGATGCTGAAATGtggggaaaatatattttagaatagatGTGGTATACATCATAGTCCAGTAGTCAGTAATTAAATTGCTAAAGATTTCAACATTGTATTAATAGTGTGTAAAGAATTCTCATTTTACCTGTATTTTATGTGTCACATTAGAATTACTATATCCCCTCAACTTTTCTCCTGAATTAAAATTCCTCCTTGGAATCCACCTCACGCTTACTCTTTTTACACATCTTTCCACTTGCCCTGATTGCATCCTACCAGAGATGTAGACACAGTAAAAGACACAGTAGCTTTTGACATTGTTTTAATACATGCTATTTTCCATAGAATTGTACCAAACAGCATCGTAGTAGTCATTTTTTAAGAAGCTATAATGTACCTCCTAAAACCCCATTTGACATTAAggaaaaatgagataatatttctTCCTTAGCTTAAGGAAGACCTTTGGCATTTTCAGTTCAGAAATACCTGTCTAGATACTCCATTCTATAATCTATATGACTACAGGAgtacatgttttatttctatgtatataaagaaagacctttagttttctttctttcctttagagTGACTGATCTGTTGCTCTTTTATTCAAGTATATCCCCTAATTATTCTAAGGAAGTTTTAGGGgtaaataataaggaaaatgcCAGCTTATTTTAAATGTGCCacaatatttttctataaatcattttgtttccatgagtaaaatctaagaatttttttcaaagcttgttgtttcagtttattaaaataattcagagcCTGTTTCACCTAAGCTTTATCAATCACCTTTACTCTGTAAATCTTAGAAAGCTATCTTATATATTGTCTTTTAACCTAGACATCTAATTCACTcaaaatttactgagcatataTTGTATGCTATGCATTGTGCAAAGTACTGGAAATTAAACAGAATGCCACTGACCAATCTAGTTTAATCGGTGACACAGATAAAACCCCATAATAAGTCACAGCTGTCTATATATTACCTCTTCCCTTAGACTGAATTCTTTGAGGTGAAGAggaatttttttatcttttcaattgATCATTAGTTTAATTTTGCACAGTGCCTTGTATATCACATGTCCTAATCTAAATAAATGTTCGTTGAGCCAGTGACACAGGGAGTACACAAACTATGCTGCCATGAGTAGTTCAACTAGATTGCTTTCATTTGGAAAGTCTTGAAATCTTTATAGACCAAACTTTTTGCTTAGATTCTAGAACAGGAGTTTGGCAACAGTCctcaattttcaaaacaaaaagctgGTGAAGAGATCAGCTTACTGTGAGAGATGCTTTATATTTTCACAAGCTCTTGTGTACTCAAAACTACCAACTATAGTAGCCAGAGACCTGGTCTCTAAGTCACTAGCTTTATGGACATTTGGCAAATCATTAAACTGTGGCAGGTTTCAATCTCTGCATCAATAAAATGGTTATATTTAATCTGTCTTTCCAGCCTCATAGATTTAGGGAGTAAATTAGAtgaccattattattattactccttTAAATTATATTTGCTATTGCTTTCAGGTTACAATCTTCTTTTATTTGATTCAGCAGCTGATGGAAGAAAGGCTAGTGTGGTGCTGATTGACATTACTTGAATCCGTGTTCCTTATTTAACACTTTGGTTTCAGGATCTTTAATTTCAGCGAGTGAAAAAAATGCAAGTGTATTCTTAAAAACAAccataaacagaaatatttttgtagAAAAAATGTGCCACAAAGAcagtgaatgttttctttttaagtgcaGTTTCTTATTTACTGAGATGAGTTTCGCAAAAGAGTACTTGAATAATCTACAAATTATTAAGCATGTAGTCAATACTTTTGATAGTGTATTTTTAATAACaaacttttttgttattttcagacTATTCAAAAGTTCATCTAACACAACTGTTGGAGAAGGCTGAAGTGATTGCAGGACGGATgctcaaattttctgttttttatcgTAACCAGCACAAAGAATATTTTGACTACATACGGTAAGAATCGAAAAAGATACATAATGATTTGCTTTACTAAGTGCCATTCCAAATTCTAGGCTCAGGTTTCTGTTGAGTATGCTTCTGTTAAATAggaattttagttttcttctcaaatatttaattatactgacttttatttcctagaataattaagtaaaagaaaaaaatcagatcatgggattttttttttccacttcactTATATTCCTTTCTGTGATCACTTGTAATACCAACTCCTATCTGTTTGGGTGGAAGACCTTAAGCCGCCAAGGTTAAGGTTGATGAGCATGTCACAGACTCCTCTGATTCCCAGTTACTCAGTACCTTCTGTCTCATACCAACTAATGAAATTTCTCCtgaaaatgagagaataaaagGGTGACTGTCTCATGAGATACGGTGAATTAGGCGGGATTGTCAGGCTTCTGCCAACATAGAAATCTCCCAGCTATTATACTGTGTTAATTATTCATGAGGGAAATCTTATTTACTTTTGAATTCTAGtgttcagtattatttttaagttatccTGTGTTTGTCCCTGAAAACAGTTTCCCAGAATTAAAAAGAATTCCATGTCACAAGTAGTTTTAATACTTACAGCCCTTTCATATTTGTAGAAGAGAATTTCAAGAGAGTAAATGGGTAGATGTGTGTTTTTAAGAAGCCTTTGACAGTGCTGTACAGGTTCTAAAACGTCTACACGGTAATCCCTATAATCTGTCATTTTAAAAGCCTTGCTCTCACTTTTTAAACTCCTGATGGGAttgtatatgaaaaaaatttaggaaggtttgttgttttgtttcataACTCTCTAGTTTTTCTTAAATCAAGATGATGGTTCCAAATCTAAATAAGCTCCAAGCTATGGAAAATGCAAAGGGAAATAAAGAGACAGAGGTGAATTTAGGCATGCATGTTCTTCAAAATAAGTGCTTTgcaatatcatatattttgaTCATGAAAACAATTCCTGCCTTATGTTTGAATAGCCTATAAATACAGAGTTTACTCTATAATTCTCTTTCTGGTAAATTATTTACCCTTGAGTGTATATAATTCATGGAAAATGCTGTTCACATAATTTAGAGAATATAAACTGAGAGAGAATACAAAGTATTATACTTGTCAGTTGTTGTATGGGAATAACCACATATGACTTAACAAGAAAggcatttctttatatttgttaagcataaaattagaaataaaaaagatccactgttgctattttctttccaaataaataCAGCAATGGAATAAGTAAATAGACCTTTGGTACTAGGCTTAGCCCTGGAAGGCTGCCAGCGTCAATCTTAGGTGGCCACTGGAGGTCactgtttctctgacttttctctgTCCTTTGGCCTGTTTTCAGGTCCTTAGATAACTCTAGAATTTGCTCCATCTGTTTTCAAAAgttcttccaagaagaaaaaagaaagacagaaagtatggaaaatggaaagaaaattgttgtatatattgtatgattGATTCCAATATACTAGTATAAAAGGTGTATTTACTAACAGGGAAATTTACCTTTGTTGGATTTTCCATGATAGTTGTAAAATCCATGAAAGTTAAATTTGATacagtttatatacatatacttcagtatgtacacataaaatatatttgccAAGGCATGAGTACAGGTTTtcaacactgatttttaaaaagttgtattaaCTGAAACCACATTAGCATCAATggatcttgattttctttttatgtaatgCATTCTAATCAGGGCACACTGTATcagaattcatttaaaatgtcatCTTGTTATTCACAGTGCTTGACTAGAAAGGAGCCTTTCACTTACCTGACACACTTTCCAAATCAGTATGAATTATGAAAAATCCCTAGATAAATTCTGCATCAGTCCACATGGAATGAACTCATTCTGATCTCTCCCTCTAGGAGTGAATTCCTATATGAGTACTGCTTTATGTTACCCCAGATCAAAATACCACTTTTGCTCTTCCTCCTTCAAGTTCCCTAGGCGGCTTACTTGTCCTTAAAATACCTTTCTGTATCTTAAAGGTTTCCCTCCAGGGATCCCCTGATACGGGTAGACACGTGTAGGATTTCCATCAGTGTTCGGCGGTAGATTGCATATTCTGAGTTGATGTCTGTCACCGATAGTAAGACATTTCTCCTAGCCTAAGTTCCTGTTTATCTGTTTTCTGCTGTTACTACCTCATATAATTGCACTTGTAGATTTATGCAGAATACATGTCATATTAATAATTGGGTTTTGTTCTTGAGAATGTAATGAGATAAGAATTTCTGATTCAGGACAAGATAGAGTAGACCtatttctccctttcctcctACTACATACAATTAAAAACCAGGAGTGTTACCTATATAAAGCAAACGTTAAGAGTCTGAAAGGTGGAAAGAAGGTCAACGAGTTAGGGACCTTGGGACCCGAAGGACAACACAGTGATGGATTTTCTGTTTAGCTCTCGTTCTGAACTAGATGCTAGTCATCAGCTCACATCAGTGGGCACAGACGAAAAAAATACCTGCCCCAAAAGTCTTCTGTGTTTACCCAAGTGAATCGGAAAGGGGCAGCCTTGAAGGCAGACTTTGTAGACAATAACTGCCTTTACTCCAGCTAAACATcacagaaaaagtatttttctccACACCACCAGCCACAGCCAGGTAGGAAACCTAGTCTTGCATCTTCCAACTGTTAGGaaccaccctcccctcctcctctaccCCTTGTTGCGGTAGCATCAGAGAATGCTAATGGGGAGCTGGTGTTTACAACCCACACCAGTGGCAACGAGTTGCCTGTCAGCCTTCCCACTGGGCTGGTGTCAGAAGGGGCCCAGTGGAAACCAGGACTCTTCATCATAGCCAAGGGATGATAATAAGGTGCTAACCCCTGCAGCGCCAGTGAAGGCCACATAGGAAGCAGTAATACcgtctttctctttcagactttcttcacttagtatggcaatctctaggtccattgatgttgctgcaaatggcattctttctgtTTTAAGACTGAGTAGTATTTATCTGTCAatgtacatttaggttgcttctatctctggactattgtgaatagtgctactgtAAACACTGGGgagcgtgtatctttttgaattttcatcttttccagagatatgcctaggaatggaattgctggatcgtatggtaactCTCTTTTTAGATTTTCAAGGAACTtccctactgttttccacagtggctgcaccaatttacagctacaccaacagtgtgggagggtcccctttctccacatcatctccagaatttattatttgtagacattttactGATGGCCGTTCTCAGCAGTGTGAGAGTGGTGCCTcttggtagttttgatttgcgtttctctgataactAGCAATGTTAAGgatctttttatgtgcctattggtcatgcctctttggagaaatgtctgtttaggtcttcaggccattttttaattgaattgtttgttttttgttactgAGTTAAATGCactgtttattttgtaaattaaccCCTTGGCAATCACATCGtttgcaaattattttctcccaggctgtgggctgtctttttcattttgtttttggtttcctgtgcaaaagcttttaactatgattaagtcccatttatttattttttgcttttatttctatcgCCTTGGGAAACTGACATAAGAAAGCactggtacaatttatgtcagagaattcTTTGCAatgttctaagagttttatggtgttctcttatatttgtttttaagccattttacctttatttttgtgtatggtgtgagggaatcttctaacttcattcttttacatgtagttgtccagctCTCCCAACACCACTTGCCGAAGAAActcttttttccattatatattcttgcctcctccgtcaaagattaattgactgtaggtgtaTGGGGTTTTTTCCTGGACTCTGTTCTGTTGCATAGATCTACATGTCTATTTTTTGTGCTGTTATCATGATATTTTgcttactgtagctttgcagtattgtctgaagtgtgggagggttatgcctctaGGTTAGTTCTTTTTCCTTAGGATTGCCACAGCAATTCTGAATCTTTTATggctccatataaattttaggattacttgttctagttctgtgaaaaatttcatgggtaatttgataggggtcaTATTAATTTGATAGGGATCCAATTAAATGTAGAccgctttgggtagtatggacattttcataatattaattCTTGTAGTCTAAGACCATGGGCTATCTTTCCATGTCTCTTATTGTCTCTCTCGTTGGTATAACTGAATGGAAGGGACCAAGGAGCAGGAAGAACTGCATGACGAAGGTCCAGCCCAGTGGGAGGTGAGAAGTGTAGAGAAAAGAGCTGAGTGTGGTAAAGGGAGATACCAGCTCTATTCTAAGCAAAATGCAAGCAAGATGACCTGAGTAGtcaactggaaagtgaaagtgaagtcctgtccgactccgcaactccatggactggagcctatcaggctcctccgtccatgggatttcccaggcaagaatcctggagtagattgccatttccttctccaggggaccttcccgacccaggaattgaacccaggtctcccgcattgcaggtagacgcaCTGGGCCTAGGTTaaaaaactgaagcaaaaaaaataaaacaagatgctTTTGTACTGATGTACATGGACAACACTCACTTTAGACCTAAATTCTGGCAGACTTTGAAGAAACATTCAGCATGTTTAACCAGCGTTGTCAGTCCAGTTTTCTCTTCCCCAAATCACTTCTAAAACCCAGTAGGCTTATAGTGGATGTGATTTCAGCCATAACATTTCTCATTCCACTTTTGTTTTCCTGGCCAGGAAATTTATCGTGTTAAAAGACCTCCAAGGTTTGTAGCAGAGCATTCTTACCTTAGGGTCACGGCTGGAATTTAGCTTTTTGTAAGTAATGtcaaaagatgctttctccttgatcTGATGGTAGGATGGATGAGCACCCAGGCTCTTAACAGTAGACAGTTGACTCGTAGTCTGTCACCATTCAATTCTGTACATGAGTAGCTCTACCACCACCGTACCAAGCAGTGaccatttattttctcttgcagagaacatcatgggaATGCTATGCAGCCCTCTGTCAAGGATAACAGTGGCAGCCATGGCTCTCCTATCAGTGGAAAATTAGAAGGCATCTTCTTTAGCTGCAGCACTGAATTCAATACTGGGAAGCCACCCCAGGATTCGCCTTATGGAAGATACAGGTTTGAGATTGCAGCAGAAAAACTTTTTAACCCCAATACTAACTTATACTTTGGGGACTTCTACTGTATGTACACTGCTTATCATTATGTGATTCTGGTCATTGCTCCTGTGGGATCACCAGGAGATGAATTTTGTAAGCAGCGCCTTCCTCAACTAAATTCCCAGGATAATAAATTTCTGACCTGCAGAGAAGAAGATGGGATGCTGGTTTACCACCATGCCCAGGATGTCATTTTAGAAGTCATTTACACTGACCCCGTGGGTCTTTCTCTAGGCACCGTGGCAGAAATCACTGGTCATCAGCTCATGAGTTTATCTACTGCAAATGCAAAGAAAGATCCCAGCTGCAAAACCTGTAATATTAGTGTTGGACGTTAATGCCCACTTTTCTTATTCTCAGTCCCCCTTTCTTCCCGTAGGAGccctgatcctctgttgtccatttTCGTCACCCAGATGTTTTCCACTGAAGCATGCACATGCCACTGTCACCAAGAACGAGCCACCACTTCTCAGATTTCCGAGCTGTTGTAGTGTTCCCTGTTCCCTACCCTTCCCCCGACTGTGAGAGATGAGCTGTCCTAAGTTGTTTCTGACACCCTCTTGCCTAGATGCTgcaatggttttatttttcctttatgccAAACATAACCAAACTATTATATAAACTGCTTtagtaaaatacaaaataatggctTATAAATGGTGTTTAAATATGCTCTCATTTTAATCTACTGAACAAATATTGGGATAACTCCAAACCGCATGAAAAAGTGTAATTGCAGCATGAGTTAAACCTTGAAGCCTAGAATTGTCAGCACTTCCAACTTGTTGTTTGACAgtgttatttatgttatttatattagCTAACAGGAAACAACTACTGTGtttcaacataataaatataatagaaaaatattttatttgtattgttgtataaaatatttacaatcttATAGAATATATAGAGTTACATCTTAATAGCAATTGTATACATGTCACGAAACCATTTCTCTTATCAAAGATGTAGTTTGTAAACCTCAAATAGTTGTGTATCTGTCCTGTTACAAGTACATAACTTTAATTAAACAAATTTGTGAAGGACATTATTCTGATTCATAAAGGTTATAAAATATCAGGTAAATATAGGTAAATATAGAGACAACAATAAGCCTCTGAAACCATCTGCTTCAGAAAGAGTCAATATTAATCCCATCCAAACTATATGAAAATGTGAATTTGTTCACCATTGTGCTTAAACATTACAGAAAAGAGAACTACAAACGTGGCTGGTATGAGAGAGAAAATGTGgaccttttacttatttttacaaaagcaaaataataaacgTGGTCTaatacaaaataacaaaacaatataCACTGAAGTTAATGACACAAATAAAGTACTCAGGCTTCTTTTCCAAGCTGTTACAGCAAACATTTTCTAAACCTTTCATTTTATACAGAATGAGGAACAACTATAGTTCATGGGAAAATTTTTTGACTTTACAAAGTATAGACCTTGGAACATTAAGAAAAACACATATTCCCAATGGAAAAATAGTTTATATAATCTTATAGTAAAGAAAAAGATTAGCTATATAACTATGATCACATTAGATTATATGCTACAGACACATCTATCCAAAATACCTATTTTCCaattttaatacaatattttattttaatataaacatcTGTCAGTTATAAACAAAGATAATTCACAAAGTACATGCTATCAGAATGAACTTTGGTAAtcagaaatgtaaaattttaaggaacagataaaataatgtgctatttttatatagaaataaaaaattagcaGTGACACATTCTAGTATATTTTAGGGTGCTGAAAGCCTAGCAGACTTATGGGACAAGGTCGTAGATTTTTTATCACTTAAAAATCTATTAGAGTTTCAGATAAATTACATTCTTACTAACTGTATCCCTTTCTATGTAAAATGAGTTTCTTTTgttcttattgatttttaaaaatcatgctcTTTCCATATGTCAGTATAAGCAGTCTTTGGACATTAAGTAGACTTTCTCTAACCAGTGGTCCATTTAACAGGTGGACGCTTTATATTACCTTAGGTTTgataaaatagatgttttctgaagTAATTATACTGACTCTGCATTTTCTCCTTGACATGGAGAAGGCTGAAGTTTATCTTCCAATTATATGTTACTTACTgtattttcccccattttaatCCCTTCTATTCATGTATAATTACACTTGCCATCCATTCTTAACAACAGCTAAAACTCCCACTAAAGTGCTTCAGTTTTCAGTTGTCATACTACTTAGCAAGAACGGCAGAGGAAAATAAACTTGCCTTATTGCAGGTGAAAGTGATCACAAACATTTCCTGAACCTCAAATAGTTTTGGCCACATCTT
This window of the Bos indicus x Bos taurus breed Angus x Brahman F1 hybrid chromosome 28, Bos_hybrid_MaternalHap_v2.0, whole genome shotgun sequence genome carries:
- the PHYHIPL gene encoding phytanoyl-CoA hydroxylase-interacting protein-like isoform X2, whose protein sequence is MEVPRLDHALNSPTSPCEEVIKNLSLEAIQLCDRDGNKSQDSGIAEMEELPVPRNIKISNITCDSFKISWEMDSKSKDRITHYFIDLNKKENKNSNKFKHKDVPTKLVAKAVPLPMTVRGHWFLSPRTEYTVAVQTASKQVDGDYVVSEWSEIIEFCTADYSKVHLTQLLEKAEVIAGRMLKFSVFYRNQHKEYFDYIREHHGNAMQPSVKDNSGSHGSPISGKLEGIFFSCSTEFNTGKPPQDSPYGRYRSPDPLLSIFVTQMFSTEACTCHCHQERATTSQISELL
- the PHYHIPL gene encoding phytanoyl-CoA hydroxylase-interacting protein-like isoform X3; protein product: MEVPRLDHALNSPTSPCEEVIKNLSLEAIQLCDRDVKGQKSEFQHQGQPQGNKSQDSGIAEMEELPVPRNIKISNITCDSFKISWEMDSKSKDRITHYFIDLNKKENKNSNKFKHKDVPTKLVAKAVPLPMTVRGHWFLSPRTEYTVAVQTASKQVDGDYVVSEWSEIIEFCTADYSKVHLTQLLEKAEVIAGRMLKFSVFYRNQHKEYFDYIREHHGNAMQPSVKDNSGSHGSPISGKLEGIFFSCSTEFNTGKPPQDSPYGRYRFEIAAEKLFNPNTNLYFGDFYCMYTAYHYVILVIAPVGSPGDEFCKQRLPQLNSQDNKFLTCREEDGMLVYHHAQDVILEVIYTDPVGLSLGTVAEITGHQLMSLSTANAKKDPSCKTCNISVGR
- the PHYHIPL gene encoding phytanoyl-CoA hydroxylase-interacting protein-like isoform X1; protein product: MEVPRLDHALNSPTSPCEEVIKNLSLEAIQLCDRDGNKSQDSGIAEMEELPVPRNIKISNITCDSFKISWEMDSKSKDRITHYFIDLNKKENKNSNKFKHKDVPTKLVAKAVPLPMTVRGHWFLSPRTEYTVAVQTASKQVDGDYVVSEWSEIIEFCTADYSKVHLTQLLEKAEVIAGRMLKFSVFYRNQHKEYFDYIREHHGNAMQPSVKDNSGSHGSPISGKLEGIFFSCSTEFNTGKPPQDSPYGRYRFEIAAEKLFNPNTNLYFGDFYCMYTAYHYVILVIAPVGSPGDEFCKQRLPQLNSQDNKFLTCREEDGMLVYHHAQDVILEVIYTDPVGLSLGTVAEITGHQLMSLSTANAKKDPSCKTCNISVGR